In Actinomadura luteofluorescens, the sequence CGAAACGCCACAGCAGCCGCTGCACGTCCGGCGACGGCGTCCCGCGCCCCGCGTGCTCGGCCAGGCGCAGCGCGCTGGTGAGGAAGTCGGTGCGCGGGCTGAGCGGCCCGACGACGCGCTGCTCCAGCGGCCACGTGCTCACGGTGAGGAGCCCGCGCGCGGGCGCCAGCAGGTCGGCGGTCAGCGCGGCGCACAGGTAGTACGGGCGCGCGTACGGCGCGGTGCGGAAGGAGCGCTCCTCGTCGCGGCGCAGGCTCGTCAGGCGGCTGCCCGGGATCTCGCCGGGGAAGAACGCCGCGTACACCGACCCGATCAGCTTCGGCGCGGCGGGCGCCCCGAGCAGGGTGAGCGCCTGGTGGACCTGCTCCCGGACGGGCAGCAGGCCGCGGGGGCCGTCGTCCTCGCCGCGGCGGGCGCCGGGCGCGGTGCCGTCGCCGAGGACGGCGTCGTCCCACGCGGTCTCGGCCCTGCGCAGCTCGGCGCGCAGCTCGCGGGCCCGCGCCCGGTCGCCGGCGGCCATGGCCCGGCGCACGGCGGCGCGCAGCTCGGCGATGCGCGTCTCCAGCTCGTCGGGGGTCGGGACGCCGGGGGACCGGGACATGCGGCAGACAGTACAGGTACTTCCCGACACTTCCAGTGTTTTCCAGTTTTGTGGTGTCCGGGGGGGCTCAGCGCGGCTTTCGCCACACGAGGGAGTAGCGCCACAGCAGGTGCCGGCGGAACACGGCCCCGGGCAGCAGCCGCAGCGCCTCGTCCCGGACCTCGCCCCACGTCATGTCGGGGTCCATGACCGGGGCGTCCGGGCTGCCCGCCCGCCGCCGGTTGCGGAGCCGGTGGAAGTAGTGCGCCGGCAGGCCGGCCGCCGAGTACGCCCGGTCGCGCGGCCCCTTGTTGTTCGCCAGCCCGATGACGATCAGGGTGCCGCCCGGCCTGAGGGCGCCGCGCATCGCCGTCAGGCTCTTGACGAAGTCCATGTGGTGGATCGCGGCGACACTGCAGACGAAGTCGTAGAAGTCCTCCGGCAGGTCGTATTCGAGAAGGCCCGCTTCGACGAAGTCGACGTTGCCGAAGCCCTCGCTCGCCCGCGCCGCCTCGGCGACCATCTCCGGCGACCGGTCGAGCCCGGTGACGTGCGCCGCCCGGGGCGCGAGGCGGCGCACCAGCAGGCCGTCACCGCAGCCGACGTCCAGCGCCTCCCCGCACCCGCGCGGCACGCTGCGCAGCACGACGCCGTGGTAGTGCGTGTTGTGGTTCCAGTAGTCGCCGGTCATCATCACCGCCGGGTCAGGTGCGCGGGTCGAGGCGGAGGGGGTGCCCCTCCGGGACCTCCACAATAACGATCTTGACGCCGTCGGGGTCCTCGATCCACATCTCGACCAGTCCCCACGCCTCCTCCCGCGGCTCCCGCGTGACGAGGGCGCCGGCGGCCGCGAGCCGCTCGTGCTCGGCCCGGACGTCGCGGACCTGGAGCCAGAGCATCGGCGACGACCCGGTCTCGCCGGCGCCGTGCCCCGACACCTCCAGCAAGCCCGGGCCGAGGAAGAACACCACGCCGGGAGAGCCGGCCGGGCCGAACTCCCGGTACACGGCGAGGCCCAGCACGTCGCGGTAGAAGCGCTGGGTGCGCGCCGGATCGCCGGAGCGAAGCAGGATGCGGCTGCTCAGTACGTCCATGCCACCATCCTGACCCGGTGCCCCTCCGCCGCGCGCACCGCCGCGCCCGGTGCCGGCCTGGTCGGCCGGGGTCAGTCCGCGAAGCTGGCGCGGTAGGTGGCGGCCATGTCCTCGTCGCCGTGCCCCTGCTCGATGGCCCGCCGGAACCGCTCGCCCGCCGCGTCGTTCACGTCGACGCGGACGCCCGCGGCCTCGGCGGAGTCGTGGATGAGCCTGGTGTTCTTCTCCGCGTTGCGGACGGCGAAGCTCGGCTCGAAGTCGCCGTCGAGCATCGCCTTCATCTTGGTCTGCAGGTAGGGGCTGTCGAGCGGGCCGCCGGTGAGGACCTCGCCGAGCAGGGACGGGTCGAGCCCGAGGCCCTTCGCCAGCGCGACCGACTCGGCGACGACCGAGGTCAGCGAGATGGCGTAGCTCACGGCGGCCAGCTTGAGGCGGGTGCCCGCGCCGCTCGCGCCGTCCTCGTCCAGCCACACCGTCCTGCCGCCGACCGCGCCGAAGACCGGCTCCAGGGCCTTGCGCGCGTCCTGCGGCCCGGCGGCGAGAATGATCAGCTTGCCCTGCTCGGCGGGCTGCTTGGTGCCCTGGACGGGGGAGTCGACGAACGTCAGCCCGTGGCCGGCGGCGAACCGGGCGAGCGCGGGCACGTCCGCGACGCCGACCGTGCCCATCTGCGCCCAGACCTGCCCGTCGCGCAGCGCGGACGCGGCGTCGTCCATCACCGCCAGGGCCGTCTCGGCGTCGTTCAGCATGGTGATGACGACGTCGGCGCCCCGGACGGCCTCGGCGGGTGAGGTCGCGACGGCGGCTCCGTCGGCGGCGAGCGGCTCAGCGCGGGCGGCCGTGCGGTTCCAGGCGGCGACCCCGTGGCCGTTCCGCAGCAGGTTGCGGGCCATCGCCGCGCCCATGATCCCGGTGCCGAGCACTGCGACCTGAGTCATCTGCCCCTCCTTTTGGACTGCTCGATACAGAATTGTGCGGGGACAACATTCGCACATCGCTGGCTGATGCGCATCCGCAGAGGTCCCTACCCGCCCGG encodes:
- a CDS encoding class I SAM-dependent methyltransferase; protein product: MMTGDYWNHNTHYHGVVLRSVPRGCGEALDVGCGDGLLVRRLAPRAAHVTGLDRSPEMVAEAARASEGFGNVDFVEAGLLEYDLPEDFYDFVCSVAAIHHMDFVKSLTAMRGALRPGGTLIVIGLANNKGPRDRAYSAAGLPAHYFHRLRNRRRAGSPDAPVMDPDMTWGEVRDEALRLLPGAVFRRHLLWRYSLVWRKPR
- a CDS encoding VOC family protein is translated as MDVLSSRILLRSGDPARTQRFYRDVLGLAVYREFGPAGSPGVVFFLGPGLLEVSGHGAGETGSSPMLWLQVRDVRAEHERLAAAGALVTREPREEAWGLVEMWIEDPDGVKIVIVEVPEGHPLRLDPRT
- a CDS encoding NAD(P)-dependent oxidoreductase; amino-acid sequence: MTQVAVLGTGIMGAAMARNLLRNGHGVAAWNRTAARAEPLAADGAAVATSPAEAVRGADVVITMLNDAETALAVMDDAASALRDGQVWAQMGTVGVADVPALARFAAGHGLTFVDSPVQGTKQPAEQGKLIILAAGPQDARKALEPVFGAVGGRTVWLDEDGASGAGTRLKLAAVSYAISLTSVVAESVALAKGLGLDPSLLGEVLTGGPLDSPYLQTKMKAMLDGDFEPSFAVRNAEKNTRLIHDSAEAAGVRVDVNDAAGERFRRAIEQGHGDEDMAATYRASFAD